The Neorhodopirellula lusitana genome contains a region encoding:
- a CDS encoding cytochrome ubiquinol oxidase subunit I translates to MMDVEILSRIQFAGTIMFHYLFPPLSIGLGLQLFLCEFAYYRTRNPAWEAAARFWTRVFAVNFAMGVATGIVMEFEFGTNWAAYSRFVGDVFGSALAAEGIFAFFLESGFLAILVFGWDRVSTKMHLFSTLMVFLGSVFSAVWIVIANSWQQTPAGYHIVWHDVQGEMTPRAEVTDFWAMVFNPSSVDRLTHTVIGAFVLGAFFVASVCSFYLLKGRHLEVARRCLSIAIPTSLLFTILAAATGHDSAQKLVETQPAKLAAMEAHFQTSDQPTGLYAFGWPDAENETVHFGIQLPAMLSFLVYNDFETPVPALDQIPADQRPPIWLPFQTFHLMVGLGTLMIGVAGLACWFWYRKSLDQKRWLLWALVFMPVAAMTANQAGWITAEVGRQPWIVYPSVQDGVEMMGLRTADGLSESVTAEQVLSSIIMFGIIYSLLFAVWVFVLNQKIQHGPESPEELVEYKRKRHESMSEAIGHGGTPYGGQMMEDAGE, encoded by the coding sequence ATGATGGATGTTGAAATACTAAGCCGGATTCAGTTTGCCGGCACGATCATGTTTCACTACCTGTTCCCGCCCCTTTCGATCGGGCTGGGACTGCAGCTGTTCCTGTGTGAGTTTGCTTACTATCGGACCCGCAATCCGGCGTGGGAGGCTGCGGCTCGGTTTTGGACTCGTGTTTTCGCGGTCAACTTTGCCATGGGCGTGGCCACCGGAATCGTGATGGAGTTCGAATTTGGCACGAACTGGGCGGCGTATTCCCGATTCGTGGGTGACGTGTTTGGATCGGCACTCGCTGCCGAAGGAATCTTCGCTTTCTTCCTTGAAAGCGGGTTTCTGGCGATCCTAGTTTTCGGCTGGGATCGCGTGAGCACCAAGATGCACCTCTTCAGTACCTTGATGGTATTCCTGGGCTCGGTCTTCAGTGCCGTTTGGATTGTGATCGCCAACAGTTGGCAACAAACGCCCGCGGGCTATCACATCGTTTGGCATGACGTGCAAGGTGAGATGACGCCTCGCGCCGAGGTGACCGATTTTTGGGCGATGGTATTCAATCCATCATCAGTCGATCGTCTGACGCATACTGTGATCGGCGCGTTTGTATTGGGCGCGTTCTTTGTCGCTTCGGTTTGCTCGTTCTATCTACTCAAAGGCCGGCACCTCGAAGTGGCACGGCGGTGTTTATCCATTGCGATCCCGACCTCACTGCTGTTCACCATCCTTGCCGCAGCCACCGGACACGACTCAGCACAAAAGCTGGTTGAAACTCAACCCGCAAAGTTGGCCGCGATGGAGGCCCACTTTCAGACCTCCGATCAGCCCACCGGGCTGTACGCTTTCGGTTGGCCCGACGCCGAAAATGAAACGGTTCACTTCGGCATTCAGCTGCCAGCGATGTTGAGCTTTCTTGTTTACAACGATTTCGAAACGCCAGTGCCGGCCCTGGATCAAATCCCGGCCGACCAGCGACCGCCGATTTGGCTGCCGTTCCAAACGTTTCACTTGATGGTGGGACTGGGAACGCTGATGATCGGTGTGGCGGGGCTCGCGTGTTGGTTCTGGTATCGCAAGTCATTGGACCAAAAACGTTGGTTATTATGGGCATTGGTATTCATGCCGGTGGCCGCCATGACCGCCAATCAAGCGGGCTGGATCACTGCGGAAGTCGGACGCCAGCCCTGGATTGTTTACCCTTCCGTGCAAGACGGAGTTGAGATGATGGGACTGCGAACAGCGGACGGCCTAAGCGAGTCCGTGACGGCGGAACAGGTCCTCAGTTCGATCATCATGTTTGGCATTATTTACTCGCTGTTGTTTGCAGTTTGGGTGTTCGTCTTGAACCAAAAAATTCAACACGGTCCAGAATCGCCGGAGGAACTCGTCGAGTACAAACGCAAGCGGCACGAATCGATGTCTGAAGCGATCGGACATGGCGGCACCCCGTACGGCGGCCAAATGATGGAGGACGCAGGCGAATGA
- a CDS encoding c-type cytochrome — MLTSPGIAADVDGVPSEFPAGVLGETVRLGEALVNTTSEHPLSKPFIGNSLNCTSCHLDGGRHPEAASFIGVASAYPAFSPRENKVITLEDRILNCFIRSQNGKRPPNGSPVPVAIATYITWLSTGAPLKMNPAKSLGPNHLKMMDVDRYTPDLSRGASLYEDRCADCHGDDGLGNDEGPPVWGESSFNDGAGLSKLAKMASWLKVAMPLDDTDLTEQESVDIAAFVNSHRRPHFPAELAPAELAPAKHATTTKDSASPH; from the coding sequence ATGTTGACTAGTCCCGGCATTGCCGCTGACGTCGATGGCGTGCCCAGCGAATTCCCTGCTGGTGTGCTGGGCGAGACCGTGCGACTGGGGGAAGCGTTGGTCAACACGACCAGCGAACACCCACTCAGCAAGCCGTTTATCGGTAATTCGCTGAACTGCACGTCTTGCCATCTAGATGGCGGTCGGCACCCCGAGGCTGCTTCGTTTATTGGTGTTGCATCCGCCTACCCAGCGTTCTCGCCGCGAGAAAACAAGGTGATCACGCTGGAAGACCGGATTTTGAATTGCTTCATCCGCAGCCAAAACGGAAAGCGACCTCCCAATGGATCCCCGGTCCCCGTGGCGATCGCGACCTACATCACGTGGCTATCCACGGGTGCTCCCTTGAAGATGAACCCTGCGAAATCGTTGGGCCCGAATCACTTAAAGATGATGGATGTCGATCGCTACACGCCTGACCTGTCGCGAGGTGCATCACTCTATGAAGACCGATGTGCGGATTGCCACGGCGACGACGGACTGGGCAATGACGAGGGCCCGCCGGTTTGGGGCGAGTCATCTTTCAACGATGGTGCCGGGCTCTCCAAGCTGGCAAAAATGGCTTCGTGGTTGAAGGTCGCAATGCCCTTGGACGACACCGACTTAACGGAACAAGAATCGGTCGACATCGCCGCCTTCGTGAACTCGCATCGCCGCCCCCATTTTCCAGCCGAACTGGCACCAGCGGAACTGGCGCCAGCGAAACATGCCACGACCACGAAGGACTCAGCGTCACCACATTAA
- a CDS encoding class I SAM-dependent methyltransferase, with product MKTSLAIALTILCTIVSVNLPSVHAQDTATLPAGINDKFKDPELNVDEWLQRFEVESREVYGARKAVLKACGIQPGERIADVGAGTGFYSRLFAKATGWDGWVYSVDIAPNFLQHIAKRATADGIENLTTVLGTDVSIRLPPESVDLVFICDTYHHFEEPQQSLASIYRALKPNGRLVLIDFNRIPGESRDFLLGHVRANKETFRDEVIAAGFELTDEVPVEEFEENYLLRFRKPKS from the coding sequence ATGAAAACATCGCTAGCAATTGCCCTAACGATTTTGTGCACCATTGTCAGTGTGAACTTGCCTTCCGTGCACGCCCAAGACACCGCCACCCTGCCCGCTGGAATCAACGACAAGTTCAAAGATCCAGAATTGAATGTGGACGAGTGGCTACAACGCTTTGAAGTGGAAAGCCGTGAGGTTTACGGCGCACGCAAAGCCGTCTTGAAGGCTTGCGGGATCCAACCCGGTGAGCGGATCGCCGACGTGGGTGCCGGCACAGGCTTCTACAGTCGTCTGTTTGCCAAAGCGACCGGTTGGGACGGTTGGGTTTACAGCGTCGACATCGCACCAAATTTTTTGCAACACATTGCCAAACGAGCCACCGCCGACGGCATTGAAAACCTGACCACCGTGTTGGGCACGGACGTTTCAATCCGTTTGCCACCAGAATCCGTTGACTTGGTGTTTATCTGCGATACCTATCACCACTTCGAAGAACCACAACAATCGCTGGCGTCGATCTATCGAGCACTTAAGCCGAATGGGCGACTGGTCTTGATCGACTTCAATCGCATTCCAGGCGAGTCACGTGACTTTTTGTTGGGTCATGTTCGTGCGAATAAGGAAACGTTTCGTGACGAAGTGATCGCAGCCGGATTCGAGTTGACTGATGAGGTCCCAGTCGAGGAGTTCGAAGAAAACTACCTACTCCGCTTTCGTAAACCTAAAAGCTAG
- a CDS encoding rhodanese-like domain-containing protein → MIKTTTLGFVTLMFATTYISSANAQFGGFFGGPKIETISTEDLHQLLEKEKAARATASATDTAPPTPDFVLVDVRSEAEVNVSVIPGAITKLQYEKDAAKYRGKTVIPYCTVGGRSGAYAKALARKDVKVKNYTGSILKWIDAGLPLVTLEGKPTQRVHTYSDRYKIPSQYEQVTK, encoded by the coding sequence ATGATCAAGACGACCACGCTAGGTTTTGTGACCCTGATGTTCGCCACCACTTACATCAGCAGTGCCAACGCACAGTTTGGCGGTTTTTTCGGTGGCCCCAAGATTGAAACCATCAGCACGGAGGACCTGCATCAGTTACTTGAAAAGGAAAAGGCAGCAAGGGCTACCGCATCAGCAACTGATACCGCACCACCGACGCCTGACTTTGTACTGGTCGACGTGCGTTCGGAGGCAGAGGTGAACGTTTCCGTCATTCCGGGTGCGATCACTAAACTGCAATACGAAAAAGATGCGGCCAAGTATCGTGGCAAGACCGTAATCCCGTACTGCACCGTTGGTGGACGCAGTGGCGCGTACGCAAAAGCCTTGGCCCGAAAAGACGTCAAAGTCAAGAACTACACTGGGAGCATCCTGAAGTGGATCGATGCTGGTTTACCCCTTGTTACGCTAGAGGGAAAACCGACACAACGCGTTCACACTTACAGTGACCGCTACAAGATCCCCAGCCAATATGAACAAGTAACGAAATAG
- a CDS encoding bacterioferritin, with protein sequence MTKPQTLQNLQQALSMELTATHQYQLHAAVLDDWGMDLLATQMRSELREELDHSEAFLVRILFLKGEPKLELEKTPVQAKSLKEMFETDLKDEQEAINFYTEASIQASEDHDIGTRQLFERIALEEEGHMSWLELQLDLLQRMGEPAYISKHMPSPSATESA encoded by the coding sequence ATGACCAAGCCCCAAACCCTTCAAAACCTGCAACAAGCTCTTTCGATGGAGCTGACTGCAACCCACCAGTACCAATTGCATGCCGCCGTCCTTGATGACTGGGGCATGGATTTGTTGGCCACACAAATGCGTTCCGAATTGCGTGAGGAACTGGATCACTCCGAAGCATTCCTGGTCCGCATTCTGTTCCTGAAGGGAGAACCGAAGCTTGAACTAGAGAAAACTCCAGTGCAAGCGAAGTCGCTCAAAGAGATGTTCGAGACCGATTTAAAGGACGAACAAGAGGCCATCAACTTTTACACCGAGGCATCGATCCAAGCTTCTGAAGATCACGATATCGGAACCCGACAACTGTTCGAACGAATTGCCCTGGAAGAGGAAGGACACATGAGCTGGCTTGAGTTGCAACTGGATCTGTTGCAGCGAATGGGTGAGCCCGCCTACATTTCTAAGCACATGCCATCACCATCGGCAACCGAGTCCGCCTGA